A region of the Candidatus Poribacteria bacterium genome:
TCGTTCGTCTCATGAAAAGATGGGGGATCACGATAGGAAACGATTTTGTCATCGATGAAACAGACTTTGTTCCGCTATTTGGACCGAGTGCCCCTGTGCCGGGATTTGAATTACACGAGATTACACGTGCCATGCGGGATTTTGTAGCGTTTCCGATAACGCGTTCGGTTACACCGGCTGCTGATAGTCCGGCAAACCTCAGCGTTAAATCCCTCGCGAAGACCGTGGGTGGTACACAAGACAGTTGGGGTGAAACCGAGCGCACTCCTGACGGCACTTTCAGCACTGAATTCAATTACACTGCAGGTGTGGATACCGCGCCCCCGGTATCTGTCGCTGTTGCGATTGAACAGAAGATTGACAGCAACAATCAAGATGAAGCTACAGGTGCTTCCACCCGGATTGTCGTTTTCGGGGATTCAGATTTCGCAGTGAATGCCGCCCTCCGAGAGGCAAATCGCGACCTCTTTTTAGCGACAATCAATTGGCTCACATTAGAGGAGGACCTCATTGCGATTCGTCCCCTCGATTTACAAAAGCAGGCTTTGCGTCAGATGCGTGTCCAAGATGTCCAACTCGTACAAATAATCTCTGTTTTTCTGATACCTGCAATCGTCTTTATTGCTGGGTTAGTTGTCTGGTGGCAACGTCGTAAAGGAGAAGACGTGTGAATTTTCGGACGACCTTGGTCATTATCATTCTGCTCGTAGGCACTGCTGGCGCGTATTTTCTATTCTTTCAGGAACCGACGGATAACGGGTCAACAGACGAAAAACCCCCAATTCATGAGGTCTACGGTATAGCCCGTGACAGCTTACAACAAATAGAACTTTTGTTCGCAGACGCAGCATATCAAAATTTGAAGTTGGTCAGAGAGGTAAATAGAAATTGGGAACTACAGACTCCGTTTCTGGCAAATGCTGACAACGAAAAAGTGAAGCAAATGTTAGACGATATTCTCAACAAACGCGTCAAACACACGCTTGAAGTACCAGAGTTGACACAGTATGGACTCGATACACCGAACATCACGCTTTCACTTTGGACGGATGGCACTCATCCGGCAGCGACCTTCTTCATCGGCAGTAAAGCGATTAACTACTCAGTTTACATCAAGGAGAAATCAGAAACGCACATATTTTTAATTGAATCCAGTGCGCTTGATGATCTGACGAAATCACCGACCGATCTTCGAGACCGGTCAGTTGTTAGATTCAACCCGGAAACAGTGTCTAATATTACGTTTAAATCTGAAGATGCCGATTCATCTTCGCAATCAAGAACCGTGAATTGTGAAAAGCAAGGTGGCACGTGGCACCTTACATCCCCAATTGAGGTGAAGGCGGATGTTCAAGAAATTGAACGGATTCTTTCGGAGTTGCTTCTATTGCAAGTGGTGACCTTTGAGGTAGATAACACAGATACAATCTCCTCATCCGAATTAACAACATACGGATTAGGGGCACCGCGTATCCAAGTGAAACTCACAGATACAGATCGGGCCTATGCCCTTGACGTCGGTTCGACACTCCCGACAGAAACCGGGAGTCCCAGACACGTCTATGTTAAGTTAGCCGTCAGCCGTCAGCCGTCAGCCATCAGTAAAGAAGCTCTTGATGTCTTGGAGGCTAATAGCCAATATACTGAAGGTCCTCACTCAATCTCCATTGTCCCTGATGACATCTATCACCTTCTCAACAAATCCGTTTTTGACTTACGCGATAAGCGGGTTATCGACTTTGAAAGGACTGCTACAAACCGTTTCGTTATTTCCATAAACGGGGAACAAGACACTGTCTGCACAAAAGGTTATGATAATATATGGGAATTGCAAACACCGACAGGAAAAATAAAGGCAGATGCAAAGGCAGTGGATGACCTACTTTTTGGCGTAGACTCGCTCGAAGCCGTTGCCTTTGTTGAATCATCCGCTAAAAATCTACAGACGTATGGGTTAGCAGCACCGTCAATCAAGGTTGCATTTACACAGCGCGGTGAAGAAAAGCCAACTATTTTGCTGATTGGAGACACCGCGGAAGATAGAACTGTCTACGTCAAAGCGGAGCATTCATCGCAAATCGTCCGTGTTAAACGGGCACTCATTGATAAGATTGCACTCGGTACAGCGTGGTTACGAGATAAGCAAATCCTCAATTTCCACATTGACGATGTAATCCGACTTACGCTGCGTAGCGAGGACACAGAACCTCTCACATGTCAACGTCTCGGAACGAGTTGGCGACTTACAGCACCCGTGAAAGAGGCAGCGAATAATATAACGGTAAACGCCATCATCTACGAACTCGACACTCTAATGGCAGACGCTTATGTTGGGAGCAATCCTGTCCTTACGGATGACATCACAGGTTTCAGCAATCCGCACGTGCAGCTAACTGTTGAGTTAGGGAATCAAAAAGTCTATACCTTGCAAATCGGCAACCCAGACACTTCCGGGCATTATTACGCACGACTTCAACATGAACCCGGTTTAATCTTTCTCCTTAATGCGGATCTCGTTCCAAAATTGAAAACGACGCTTGCACTGCTCCGGACCTCGGAACAGTAGACGATTGAACGCTATGCAGACGTACATTATCGCAACCGCCTATTTCCTCTTTATCCTTGAGTTACTCATCATCAGCCGTTCTTTTTGGTACGCGCGGCGTGAACGTAACGCAGAACGTCCACCCTATACACCAAAGGTGGCGATCATCGCACCTCACTATGGGTGGGACGCTGACACGGTAGAACACGCTAAAAGTCTTTTACGCCAAGACTACGCGGGTGTGTACGAAGTCTTCTTTGTCACACATGAAAAAGCGGACTCAGGGCACGATGCCTCCTATCCCCACCTATGTGAGATTGCCGAATCGCACCCGAATATTCATGTCCTCTTAGCACCGAACATCGTCGAGAACAACCTCCCACGCTCGCAAAAGGTTCAGAACCTGCTGACGGCGATAGAAAAACTCCCTGACGATACCGAAGTCATTGCCTTTGTGGATGCCGATGTCGCTATCCGAGAAGATTGGTTAACACTCCTTGTTACTCCACTCCAAGAATCAGACATAGGAACAACTGTCGGTGGACGGTTCTACTTCCCACAAACATGGAACCTCGCGTCCCTCGTGGAAGCCATTTGGGTAAACTTCCAAATGAGTTTCCAAGGGGACCATTCGCATACAATGGTGTGGGGTGGTTCTAACGCATTTCGACGCGAAATGCTCAAAAAAGCCCGAATCCTTCAACGCTGGGAAGAGGCAACAATCGAAGATCACAATACCACGCTTGCGATGAAAGATGTCAAACGCAAGGTGCATTTTGTCCCAGACTGCGTAGCCATTACGCGTACTGCGAATCGCAGATGGCATCAAATCGTTGAATTTACGAATCGCCAGATGATTATGACCCTTCACATGGGACTCTGGAGGCAGTGGCTTGCGAGCCTCATTGTGCTTCTACCGAAAGGCATCTTCGTGTTTGGGGCAATTCCATTTCTATTCTTTCGTGAAGGGCTACTCCCTATTGTCTTCATCCCTTTTTTGGAAGCATTTGGTTACAGACTCTACACCAAAAATCTACCGCAATGGCTCCGTGAAATGCCTAAGATGCGGGAAACAATTGGCATAACCTCTTATGTCACTTCAATTTCGGTATTCCTCGGCGGTATCAATGCTCTCTATGCAGTCTTCCAACGCAAAATCACGTGGGGTGGCGTGCGATACGAAATCTTGTCGGCGACAAAATGTAAAGTTTTAGGACGGGTTAAGCCAAAACGAGAAAAATGATGGTTTTCAGTTTTCAACCGTTGACCAGCATGCCATGAAAACAGTCTTGTTTTTTTTTTGAAAATATGGCATAGTATTTTTCAAAGAAATCTGGCACATTCGTAAGGGGTAAAAAATGGGTGTAGAAAAGGTTGTTAAATCAGAAAAAGAATGGAAAGAACAACTCTCACAGGAAGAGTATCAGGTAACCCGGAAGAAAGGGACAGAACGCGCCTTCACGGGGCAATACCACGATTGCAAAGAGCAAGGGACCTATCACTGTATCTGCTGCGGCAGTCCACTTTTTAGCTCGGAGACCAAATACGATTCAGGGACAGGGTGGCCGAGTTTTTGGGAATCTATTACGCCCGAATCTGTTGAGACCAAACCGGATCGTAGCATATTTTTTATGCCACGCACGGAAGTCGTCTGTAGTCGGTGCGACGCACATCTCGGACACGTCTTTAATGACGGACCTAATCCGACAGGTAAGCGTTATTGTTTGAACTCTGCGGCAC
Encoded here:
- a CDS encoding DUF4340 domain-containing protein; this translates as MNFRTTLVIIILLVGTAGAYFLFFQEPTDNGSTDEKPPIHEVYGIARDSLQQIELLFADAAYQNLKLVREVNRNWELQTPFLANADNEKVKQMLDDILNKRVKHTLEVPELTQYGLDTPNITLSLWTDGTHPAATFFIGSKAINYSVYIKEKSETHIFLIESSALDDLTKSPTDLRDRSVVRFNPETVSNITFKSEDADSSSQSRTVNCEKQGGTWHLTSPIEVKADVQEIERILSELLLLQVVTFEVDNTDTISSSELTTYGLGAPRIQVKLTDTDRAYALDVGSTLPTETGSPRHVYVKLAVSRQPSAISKEALDVLEANSQYTEGPHSISIVPDDIYHLLNKSVFDLRDKRVIDFERTATNRFVISINGEQDTVCTKGYDNIWELQTPTGKIKADAKAVDDLLFGVDSLEAVAFVESSAKNLQTYGLAAPSIKVAFTQRGEEKPTILLIGDTAEDRTVYVKAEHSSQIVRVKRALIDKIALGTAWLRDKQILNFHIDDVIRLTLRSEDTEPLTCQRLGTSWRLTAPVKEAANNITVNAIIYELDTLMADAYVGSNPVLTDDITGFSNPHVQLTVELGNQKVYTLQIGNPDTSGHYYARLQHEPGLIFLLNADLVPKLKTTLALLRTSEQ
- the msrB gene encoding peptide-methionine (R)-S-oxide reductase MsrB yields the protein MGVEKVVKSEKEWKEQLSQEEYQVTRKKGTERAFTGQYHDCKEQGTYHCICCGSPLFSSETKYDSGTGWPSFWESITPESVETKPDRSIFFMPRTEVVCSRCDAHLGHVFNDGPNPTGKRYCLNSAALTLVKEEPDSE
- a CDS encoding glycosyltransferase family 2 protein produces the protein MQTYIIATAYFLFILELLIISRSFWYARRERNAERPPYTPKVAIIAPHYGWDADTVEHAKSLLRQDYAGVYEVFFVTHEKADSGHDASYPHLCEIAESHPNIHVLLAPNIVENNLPRSQKVQNLLTAIEKLPDDTEVIAFVDADVAIREDWLTLLVTPLQESDIGTTVGGRFYFPQTWNLASLVEAIWVNFQMSFQGDHSHTMVWGGSNAFRREMLKKARILQRWEEATIEDHNTTLAMKDVKRKVHFVPDCVAITRTANRRWHQIVEFTNRQMIMTLHMGLWRQWLASLIVLLPKGIFVFGAIPFLFFREGLLPIVFIPFLEAFGYRLYTKNLPQWLREMPKMRETIGITSYVTSISVFLGGINALYAVFQRKITWGGVRYEILSATKCKVLGRVKPKREK